The nucleotide sequence TCGTCGCTGACTTTGACCGGACGGTTTTCCAAGATCGGCGTGTTCACTTCGCCTGGATAAACGTTGGTGATCCGCACGCCTTCCTCGCGGACTTCGTTGGACACCGCGGTGCCCAGCGCGGTCATCGCGAACTTGCTGGCACAATACACCACGCCGCCCAGGCTGATCGCACGTTTGCCCGCCACGCTGCTGATGTTCACGATCAAGCCGTCGCGTCGCTTTCGCATCGCGGGCAACACACGGTGCATGCATCGATACGCACCGGTCGCGTTGATCTGCAGCACACGTTCCCAGTCCTCCGGCGCCATTTCCGCCATGGTCCGGTTTTGGATGTTGATCCCCGCGCTGTTGACCAGGATGTCGACGTCGCCAACGTTTTGCGTGACGTCGTCAAAGAACGCTTCGATGCTGGCCGCGTCGGCCACGTTAATCGCATGGCATCGCACCGGATGCGGGCCGGTCATCGACTGTGCCGCGGACTGCAGTTTTTCCAGCCGTCGCCCGCCGATGGTGACGCGGCAACCGGCGGCCGCCAACGCGGTCGCGATGCCTTCGCCGATACCGGTGCCACCGCCGGTGACGGCGACGATTTTGTCTTTCAGTGCATCCATGGTGTTCACAACGTGGGGATCATTGGTGAGATTAGGCCGTGGGGCCGGCCCGGACCGGCAAGCACCCGGCCGTCACAGGGGGACGCCCGTTTTGGATTGTGCACACAGTTTCTGCAAGGTGGGCAAGAACGACTGGTATTGTGGCTGGGCGGCCACGTTGCGTGTGGCTTCGGGATCGGTTTGGAAATCGATCAATTCGATGTCTTCCAACTGGTCTCCTTTGACGCGACGCCATTCGGTGTAACGGAAACGTTCGGTCCGAATGCTGGTGCCCAGCACCGATCCGACGCCCGGCTTGTTTCGACGGTACTGGCTGAACGCGGCCGCTTTTCCGTCGCGATTGGGATCGATCAGGACCGGCGTCAATGATTCGCCCTGACAGTGTTCGGGAACCGCCATGCCGGTCAGTTGGCAAAGCGTCGGGTAGATGTCCACAAATTCCGCTAACGCGTTGGTTTGGTGATCGGCGGAAATCTGGGGTGCCGAAAAGATCATCGGAACACGCGTGGCGACTTCGTAATTGGTGTGCTTGCACCAATCGCCATAGT is from Crateriforma conspicua and encodes:
- a CDS encoding SDR family oxidoreductase, encoding MDALKDKIVAVTGGGTGIGEGIATALAAAGCRVTIGGRRLEKLQSAAQSMTGPHPVRCHAINVADAASIEAFFDDVTQNVGDVDILVNSAGINIQNRTMAEMAPEDWERVLQINATGAYRCMHRVLPAMRKRRDGLIVNISSVAGKRAISLGGVVYCASKFAMTALGTAVSNEVREEGVRITNVYPGEVNTPILENRPVKVSDEHKASILQPEDIASVVLSICALPPRANVPEIVIKPTRQEWV